A portion of the Lolium rigidum isolate FL_2022 chromosome 1, APGP_CSIRO_Lrig_0.1, whole genome shotgun sequence genome contains these proteins:
- the LOC124685033 gene encoding putative serine carboxypeptidase-like 52 — translation MQNATYFLSEVWTNEEVVRESLGVHKGTVPSWLRCDFDIPYTMEIASAVDDHLALITKGYRAMIYSGDHDSKISHVGTQAWIRKLSLPITDNWRPWYVEGQVVGFTRTYSNNLTFATVKGAGHTAPEYMPKECLAMIDRWLSGEPL, via the exons ATGCAGAATGCCACATACTTCCTATCAGAGGTATGGACAAATGAAGAAGTTGTAAGGGAAAGTTTAGGTGTTCACAAG GGAACAGTTCCATCATGGCTACGATGTGATTTCGATATACCTTACACAATGGAAATTGCCAGTGCAGTGGATGATCATTTAGCATTGATTACTAAAGGATACCGGGCCATGATCTACAG TGGCGATCATGATAGTAAAATATCTCATGTTGGCACCCAAGCATGGATCAGAAAACTTAGCCTTCCCATCACAGATAATTGGCGACCATGGTATGTGGAAGGCCAAGTTGTAGG GTTCACAAGAACTTACTCCAACAATCTGACATTTGCAACTGTAAAG GGTGCTGGACACACAGCCCCGGAGTACATGCCCAAGGAGTGTCTTGCCATGATCGATAGATGGCTCTCAGGTGAACCTCTTTAA